In Lysobacter luteus, a single window of DNA contains:
- a CDS encoding DUF1631 family protein, whose protein sequence is MRVLEEVKRLALELLGGLPATLYPDIEEALKTAVHDDDGRDAPQLLYQNQAALWVLRQHQSAHVMRYRQNVGQGFDEFRALRIRNRGELPLGLIDESQIDFHLAGQNLAESLGHRFKAMLEQLRGRLQVVTTVLGLPPIPNPVGPTRLADAFVETFTDEQIPAALRALLFGHYERELGKVLGEFYAQVNELLARSGFGGSVEQPPAAPTIRRPIPSPAPTGPTDSPYADTYGHGGGPVPGQAGVAGGQSAGWNPDAAGATGYGMGGQGGAAGTGAGTGTGTGGGYGAEMGHGTAGSAPGQPGQPGHPGTGDRAAPTSAELGELRQMLHAWRDGRMAPTTPATGAPVQQPGSRRELRVDEVVSVASLLQGEPSDVFARALAGSGRLATAIRDQLNDGSRRLGLDPEHIRFSGDEEDAIDLVALLFDSLFQSHHLQDRARRLYARLVLPFVKVALTDQSLFVQPAHPARRLLDAITEACAGNKGETPQERELLDRAAAASQRVVAEYNEDLAIFETAHAELDALLQQQRRRIELQAERAAKATFGRERLSNAREQADSVLARRLAAPPLSRGVAEFLTGSWRHHLVQVLLREGGESERYREAIALGDALVDADRIASEGRGRDLATRLLALQPAIIACLGSSGLDHSAAEHGLAVLVKGLIYPHAPRDLHDAPPATPDDDDAERGLWVAGGTDTLRFDPAMAEQMRALEPGEWLQMTDIHGESVDAKVAWVSPLTARRLLVNRRGLRVLVASVEELASLHAAGRLQLGCEPTAFEQAMRQVRQQLDRAVGQH, encoded by the coding sequence ATGCGCGTGCTCGAAGAGGTCAAACGCCTCGCGCTCGAGTTGCTGGGCGGATTGCCGGCCACCCTGTATCCGGACATCGAAGAAGCACTGAAGACCGCGGTCCATGACGACGACGGGCGCGACGCGCCGCAGTTGCTGTACCAGAACCAGGCCGCACTCTGGGTGCTCCGCCAGCACCAGTCGGCCCATGTCATGCGCTACCGGCAGAACGTCGGGCAGGGCTTCGACGAGTTCCGCGCGCTGCGCATCCGCAACCGCGGCGAGCTGCCGCTGGGGCTGATCGACGAGAGCCAGATCGACTTCCACCTGGCCGGGCAGAACCTCGCCGAGTCGCTGGGCCACCGTTTCAAGGCGATGCTCGAGCAACTGCGCGGCCGCCTCCAGGTCGTCACGACCGTGCTCGGCCTTCCGCCGATCCCGAATCCGGTGGGTCCGACCCGGCTGGCCGATGCCTTCGTCGAGACCTTCACCGACGAGCAGATCCCCGCGGCGCTGCGCGCGCTGCTGTTCGGCCATTACGAGCGCGAGCTGGGCAAGGTGCTCGGCGAGTTCTACGCGCAGGTCAACGAACTGCTTGCCCGCAGCGGCTTCGGTGGCAGCGTCGAGCAGCCGCCGGCGGCGCCGACCATACGTCGGCCGATCCCGTCTCCGGCGCCCACGGGGCCCACTGACTCGCCCTATGCCGATACCTACGGGCACGGCGGGGGACCAGTTCCCGGACAGGCCGGCGTCGCCGGAGGCCAGTCCGCCGGATGGAATCCCGACGCTGCCGGCGCCACCGGTTACGGCATGGGTGGCCAGGGCGGCGCAGCAGGTACGGGAGCAGGCACCGGAACCGGAACCGGTGGCGGTTACGGCGCCGAAATGGGGCATGGCACCGCGGGCTCGGCGCCCGGCCAGCCGGGCCAGCCCGGCCACCCGGGTACTGGCGACCGGGCTGCACCCACCAGCGCCGAGCTCGGCGAACTGCGGCAGATGCTCCACGCCTGGCGCGATGGCCGCATGGCGCCCACGACGCCCGCCACCGGCGCACCCGTGCAGCAACCGGGTTCGCGCCGCGAACTGCGGGTGGACGAGGTCGTCAGCGTCGCCTCGCTGCTGCAGGGCGAGCCTTCCGACGTCTTCGCCCGGGCGCTGGCCGGTTCCGGCCGACTGGCGACCGCGATCCGCGACCAGCTCAACGACGGCTCCCGCCGGTTGGGCCTGGATCCCGAGCACATCCGTTTCAGCGGCGACGAGGAGGATGCGATCGACCTGGTCGCGTTGCTGTTCGACTCGCTGTTCCAGAGCCACCACTTGCAGGACCGTGCCCGCCGGCTGTATGCGCGTCTGGTGCTGCCGTTCGTCAAGGTGGCCCTGACCGACCAGAGCCTGTTCGTGCAGCCCGCGCATCCGGCGCGGCGCCTGCTGGATGCGATCACCGAGGCCTGCGCCGGCAACAAGGGCGAGACCCCGCAGGAACGCGAGTTGCTGGACCGCGCCGCGGCCGCGTCGCAGCGGGTGGTCGCCGAGTACAACGAGGACCTTGCGATCTTCGAGACCGCGCACGCCGAGCTGGACGCGTTGCTGCAGCAGCAGCGCCGTCGCATCGAGCTGCAGGCCGAGCGCGCCGCCAAGGCCACGTTCGGCCGCGAGCGGCTGTCGAACGCGCGCGAGCAGGCGGACAGCGTCCTCGCACGCCGGCTGGCCGCGCCGCCGCTGAGCCGCGGGGTTGCCGAATTCCTCACCGGTTCCTGGCGCCACCACCTGGTCCAGGTCCTGCTGCGCGAGGGTGGCGAGAGCGAGCGCTACCGCGAGGCCATCGCCCTGGGTGACGCGCTGGTGGATGCCGATCGGATTGCATCCGAAGGCCGCGGACGCGACCTGGCGACGCGCCTGCTGGCGCTGCAGCCGGCGATCATCGCCTGCCTGGGCAGCTCCGGCCTCGACCACAGCGCCGCCGAGCATGGCCTGGCGGTCCTGGTGAAGGGGCTGATCTACCCGCACGCCCCGCGCGACCTGCACGACGCGCCGCCGGCCACCCCGGATGATGACGACGCCGAGCGAGGACTATGGGTCGCCGGTGGCACCGACACCCTGCGTTTCGACCCGGCGATGGCCGAGCAGATGCGCGCCCTCGAACCGGGCGAGTGGTTGCAGATGACCGACATCCATGGCGAGAGCGTGGACGCCAAGGTGGCGTGGGTCAGCCCGCTGACCGCGCGCCGCCTGCTGGTCAACCGCCGTGGCCTGCGGGTGCTGGTCGCCTCGGTCGAGGAGCTGGCCAGCCTGCATGCGGCCGGCCGCCTGCAACTGGGCTGCGAGCCGACCGCGTTCGAGCAGGCCATGCGCCAGGTGCGCCAGCAGCTGGACCGGGCGGTCGGGCAACACTGA
- a CDS encoding nitroreductase family protein encodes MPPPDSVSDPLAALDGRLSVPAIQLQAPGPDDATLLRLLRSAVRVPDHGKRVPFRYITLRDEARKVFGERLAERHHVVDPDVSAAVLDKDRSRWLHAPVIVVAVARLGPDAKIPERERLLTAGCTCFALLQAAQAVGFRGCWLTGWAAYDREVARMLGLQDDEHVIGFIHLGTPKIDVPERERPDPADLLVQWRP; translated from the coding sequence ATTCCGCCGCCCGATTCAGTATCGGACCCGCTGGCGGCCCTCGACGGCCGGCTTTCGGTGCCCGCGATCCAGCTCCAGGCCCCCGGCCCGGACGACGCCACGCTGCTGCGGTTGCTGCGCAGCGCGGTCCGGGTGCCCGACCACGGCAAGCGCGTGCCGTTCCGCTACATCACCCTGCGCGACGAGGCCCGCAAGGTCTTCGGCGAGCGTCTGGCGGAGCGCCACCACGTGGTCGACCCCGACGTCAGCGCGGCGGTGCTCGACAAGGACCGCAGCCGCTGGCTGCATGCGCCGGTGATCGTGGTGGCGGTCGCGCGGCTCGGCCCCGACGCCAAGATTCCCGAGCGCGAGCGCCTGCTCACCGCGGGGTGCACCTGCTTTGCGCTGCTTCAGGCGGCGCAGGCGGTCGGCTTCCGCGGCTGCTGGCTGACCGGCTGGGCCGCCTACGACCGCGAGGTTGCCCGGATGCTGGGGCTGCAGGACGACGAGCACGTGATCGGTTTCATCCACCTCGGGACGCCGAAGATCGACGTGCCCGAGCGCGAGCGCCCCGACCCGGCCGACCTGCTGGTCCAATGGCGACCGTGA
- a CDS encoding 5'-3' exonuclease codes for MATVMDGDVRAGHAPVNTLYLVDASLYVFRAWHSMPDDFRDSDGWPTNAVHGFARFLLELLDRTRPQHIAIAFDEALDSCFRNALYPAYKANREPAPEELRRQFGQCKALCNALGLSVLAHVEYEADDLIGSACHRARRHGFRSVIVSADKDLSQLLGEHDEQWDFARGQRWGAVGVPARHGVQAHQLADYLGLTGDAVDNIPGVPGIGAKTAAALLAHFGSLDALLERVEEVPFLRLRGAASCAARLRAHRAQALLCRQLATIACDVPLDGADAHFARNAADGGQLGRLCDALRFGPMTRRRLHEAAGVAFAPA; via the coding sequence ATGGCGACCGTGATGGACGGTGACGTCCGCGCCGGGCACGCGCCGGTCAACACGCTTTACCTGGTCGATGCCAGCCTCTACGTGTTCCGGGCCTGGCACTCGATGCCCGACGATTTCCGCGACAGCGACGGCTGGCCGACCAATGCGGTCCACGGCTTCGCCCGTTTCCTGCTGGAGCTGCTGGACCGGACCCGGCCACAGCACATCGCGATCGCCTTCGACGAGGCGCTGGACTCGTGTTTCCGCAATGCGCTCTACCCGGCCTACAAGGCCAACCGCGAGCCCGCGCCGGAGGAACTCAGGCGCCAGTTCGGACAGTGCAAGGCGTTGTGCAACGCGCTCGGGCTCAGCGTGCTGGCCCATGTCGAGTACGAGGCCGACGACCTGATCGGCAGCGCCTGCCACCGCGCGCGCCGCCACGGGTTCCGGTCGGTGATCGTGTCGGCGGACAAGGACCTGTCGCAATTGCTTGGCGAGCACGACGAGCAGTGGGACTTCGCCCGGGGCCAGCGCTGGGGCGCGGTCGGGGTGCCGGCGCGCCATGGCGTGCAGGCGCACCAGCTGGCCGACTACCTCGGCCTGACCGGTGATGCGGTCGACAACATCCCCGGCGTGCCCGGCATCGGCGCCAAGACCGCGGCCGCGCTGCTGGCGCACTTCGGCAGCCTGGATGCCTTGCTGGAGCGGGTCGAGGAAGTGCCTTTCCTGCGCCTGCGGGGCGCCGCAAGCTGCGCGGCCCGTCTGCGGGCACACCGCGCGCAGGCGCTGTTGTGCCGGCAACTGGCGACCATCGCCTGCGACGTGCCACTCGACGGTGCGGACGCCCACTTCGCCCGCAATGCGGCCGATGGCGGGCAGCTGGGTCGGCTGTGCGACGCGCTCCGCTTCGGACCGATGACGCGCCGGCGCCTGCACGAGGCCGCCGGCGTCGCGTTCGCCCCGGCCTGA
- a CDS encoding NUDIX hydrolase yields MSEHEDDTPEILYEGPWLRMVRRGRWEYAERTHGNGMAVIIIAVTPDDEVLFVEQFRVPLGRRTIEMPAGLVGDDHANDTLEAAAHRELIEETGWQPARLDVLLVGPTSSGMSSERIAFVRALDLTRVGEGGGVDNEDITVHTVPRSQAPAWLMRKQAEGFELDLKLWAGLWMIDHNPDGTPA; encoded by the coding sequence ATGAGCGAGCACGAAGACGACACCCCCGAAATCCTCTACGAAGGCCCCTGGCTGCGCATGGTCCGGCGCGGCCGCTGGGAGTACGCCGAGCGCACCCACGGCAACGGCATGGCGGTGATCATCATCGCGGTCACGCCCGACGACGAGGTCCTGTTCGTCGAGCAGTTCCGGGTGCCGCTGGGCCGTCGCACGATCGAGATGCCGGCCGGCCTGGTCGGCGACGACCACGCCAACGACACCCTGGAGGCCGCGGCCCATCGCGAGCTCATCGAGGAGACCGGCTGGCAACCGGCGCGCTTGGACGTGCTGCTGGTGGGGCCGACCTCGTCGGGCATGAGCAGCGAGCGGATCGCCTTCGTGCGGGCGCTCGACCTGACCCGCGTGGGTGAAGGTGGCGGCGTCGACAACGAGGACATCACCGTGCACACGGTGCCGCGTTCGCAGGCACCGGCCTGGCTGATGCGCAAGCAGGCCGAAGGCTTCGAGCTGGACCTCAAGCTGTGGGCGGGGCTGTGGATGATCGACCACAACCCCGACGGCACGCCGGCCTGA
- the pip gene encoding prolyl aminopeptidase, producing MRSLYPEIQPYDTGTLPVDERHTLYYEQCGNPEGKPVVLLHGGPGGGCSDKMRRFHDPEKYRIVLFDQRGSGRSTPHADLVDNTTWHLVEDIETLRVKLGIDRWQVFGGSWGSTLALAYAETHPKRVTELVLRGIFMLRRWELEWFYQEGASRLFPEAWEHYIKAIPVTERHDLISAFHRRLTSDDDKTRLAAAKAWSVWEGATSFLHIDEDFANSHEDPQFALAFARIENHYFVNSGFFEVDDQLLRDAGNLADIPGVIVHGRYDVVCPVQNATDLHKAWPKSELVITPASGHSAFEAETVDALVRATDAFA from the coding sequence ATGCGCAGTCTGTATCCCGAGATCCAGCCCTACGACACCGGTACCCTCCCCGTCGACGAGCGCCACACGCTCTACTACGAGCAGTGCGGCAACCCGGAAGGCAAACCGGTGGTGCTGTTGCACGGTGGGCCGGGTGGCGGCTGCAGCGACAAGATGCGTCGCTTCCACGACCCGGAGAAGTACAGGATCGTGCTGTTCGACCAGCGCGGCAGCGGCCGCTCCACCCCGCATGCGGACCTGGTCGACAACACCACGTGGCACCTGGTCGAGGACATCGAGACGCTGCGGGTCAAGCTGGGCATCGACCGCTGGCAGGTGTTCGGCGGCAGCTGGGGCTCCACCCTGGCGCTGGCCTATGCCGAGACCCACCCCAAGCGGGTCACCGAACTGGTCCTGCGCGGCATCTTCATGCTGCGCCGCTGGGAACTGGAATGGTTCTACCAGGAGGGTGCCAGCCGGCTGTTCCCGGAAGCCTGGGAGCACTACATCAAGGCAATCCCGGTGACCGAGCGGCATGACCTGATCAGCGCGTTCCACCGCCGCCTGACCAGCGACGACGACAAGACCCGCCTCGCCGCCGCCAAGGCCTGGAGCGTGTGGGAAGGCGCCACCAGCTTCCTTCATATCGACGAGGACTTTGCCAACAGCCACGAGGACCCGCAGTTCGCGCTGGCGTTCGCGCGCATCGAGAACCACTACTTCGTCAACAGCGGGTTCTTCGAGGTCGACGACCAGCTGTTGCGCGATGCCGGCAACCTCGCCGACATCCCGGGCGTGATCGTGCATGGCCGCTACGACGTGGTCTGCCCGGTGCAGAACGCGACCGACCTGCACAAGGCCTGGCCAAAATCGGAACTGGTGATCACCCCGGCATCGGGACACTCGGCGTTCGAGGCCGAGACGGTCGACGCGCTGGTGCGCGCGACCGACGCGTTCGCCTGA
- the prmC gene encoding peptide chain release factor N(5)-glutamine methyltransferase, producing MPRIDAILRDARTGLEPGDAEALLCHVLGRPRSWLYAHGDDELDEAGAAAFDALLARRRDGMPVAYLTGRRGFWRFDLDVGPATLIPRPETELLVELALERMPSDRPLRVADLGTGTGAIGLALAFERPGAEVIATDASVAALEVAAGNAARLGVGNVTFRHGNWLAPLAGERFDLIASNPPYIAEGDPHLAHGDLRFEPPTALASGVDGLDAIRAIAADAPAHLVPGGWLLVEHGFDQGPPVRALLEAAGFEAVATATDLEHRDRVTLGRHPGPAATRAPRG from the coding sequence ATGCCGCGCATCGACGCCATTCTCCGCGACGCCCGCACCGGGCTTGAGCCCGGCGACGCCGAGGCACTGCTGTGCCACGTGCTGGGCCGGCCGCGCAGCTGGCTTTACGCGCACGGCGACGATGAGCTCGACGAGGCCGGTGCAGCAGCGTTCGACGCATTGCTCGCTCGACGCCGCGATGGCATGCCGGTCGCCTACCTCACGGGCCGGCGGGGCTTCTGGCGCTTCGATCTCGATGTCGGCCCGGCGACGCTGATCCCGCGCCCGGAAACCGAACTGCTGGTCGAGCTCGCGCTCGAGCGGATGCCCAGCGACCGTCCGCTGCGCGTGGCCGACCTGGGCACTGGTACGGGCGCCATCGGGCTGGCACTCGCGTTCGAGCGGCCCGGGGCCGAGGTGATCGCCACCGATGCCAGCGTCGCCGCGCTCGAAGTGGCCGCCGGCAACGCGGCGAGGCTGGGGGTCGGCAACGTCACCTTCCGCCACGGCAACTGGCTCGCGCCGCTCGCAGGCGAACGGTTCGACCTGATCGCCAGCAACCCGCCGTACATCGCCGAAGGCGACCCGCACCTGGCGCACGGCGACCTGCGCTTCGAGCCGCCCACCGCGCTCGCGTCGGGCGTCGATGGCCTCGACGCGATCCGGGCGATCGCCGCCGACGCCCCCGCGCACCTCGTGCCGGGCGGCTGGTTGCTGGTCGAACACGGCTTCGACCAGGGGCCGCCCGTGCGCGCGCTGCTGGAGGCTGCCGGGTTCGAGGCGGTCGCCACCGCCACCGACCTCGAGCACCGCGACCGCGTCACCCTGGGCCGGCATCCCGGCCCGGCTGCGACGCGCGCACCGCGCGGCTAG
- a CDS encoding M1 family metallopeptidase, giving the protein MLRIRHIACAVALALTAPSVAMAQADVATDTTDAAVPTGQLPRTVVPGLVELELRLDPGQERFSGRTVIHADVARPTDVVWMHGRDLDIRSAEAVLPDGRRIALEAEQVHVSGVLKLAAAGTIPAGDVDIEIAFEAPYGNLMGAYRVKPDGEDYVVTQMEPLGARSTFPGFDEPSFKQPWDVTLIVPADDVALSNGPEVSTETLADGWKKVTFKRTEALPSYLLAFVVGPWDVPVGQDIAPHGPRTTPVPLRGVAAKGQGARMRYSLENTPPMIHAMEDYFGTPYPFAKLDNVAAPDFGAGAMENAGLIIYRDTLMLIDEDASVGQRQSFWGVSAHELAHQWFGNLVTMEWWDDLWLNEAFATWMGNKITGQLQPDFHTDRNILEGGLRAMGADSLASTRRIHQPISNFTEISSAFDGITYQKGGAVLSMFENYVGEEAFRDGVRAYLAANARGNATSTDLIDAIAAQSDEPEGVKRAFLSFIDQPGVPMVKVDVDCADGKAPALVLQQQRYLPLGSTASAGQAWGIPMCVRYAADGTVHEQCGLVEGAQARFELEQAQSCPAWVMPNAHGDGYYRFALAPKWQQALSGAFADLDEREQRVYADSAAAAYGAGELTVAQMIAALPQFATARSRQTATAGMGNVGWIEDHLLTDEASRAALRARFADIYRPRLQSLGMVSKDGESDDDRLLRSTLIGYFAETLEDPAVRSDFVQRGNAVLGLGGDGKLDPDAVVQDLRDTAVSVAVQDGGPAAFDLAEKHLRASQDAVIRRELLSAMGSVTDPALAERARAFVLEPGLLRLNEIYYVIFSQAGEPENRAALREWLEANYDALQAKMAPGGSAIASAYAAGMCSTAEAEALQQRFAKRMETIEGGPLDLRQTVEGIGLCAAARSARMGQPIE; this is encoded by the coding sequence ATGCTTCGCATCCGCCATATCGCCTGCGCCGTCGCGCTGGCGCTGACCGCTCCTTCCGTAGCAATGGCCCAGGCCGACGTCGCGACGGACACGACCGACGCCGCGGTACCGACGGGCCAGTTGCCCCGCACGGTGGTGCCCGGGCTGGTCGAACTGGAGCTCAGGCTCGACCCGGGCCAGGAGCGCTTCTCCGGCCGCACCGTGATCCATGCGGATGTCGCCCGACCGACCGACGTCGTCTGGATGCATGGGCGGGACCTCGACATCCGCAGCGCCGAGGCGGTGCTCCCGGACGGCCGCCGCATCGCGCTGGAGGCCGAGCAGGTGCACGTCTCGGGCGTGCTGAAGTTGGCGGCTGCCGGGACCATCCCGGCCGGCGACGTCGACATCGAGATCGCTTTCGAGGCGCCCTACGGCAACCTGATGGGCGCCTACCGGGTCAAGCCGGACGGCGAGGACTACGTGGTCACCCAGATGGAACCGCTGGGCGCGCGCAGCACTTTTCCCGGCTTCGACGAGCCGAGCTTCAAGCAGCCCTGGGACGTGACCCTGATCGTCCCGGCCGACGACGTCGCCCTGTCCAACGGCCCGGAGGTCAGCACCGAAACCCTCGCGGACGGCTGGAAGAAGGTCACCTTCAAGCGGACCGAAGCGCTGCCGAGCTACCTGCTGGCGTTCGTGGTCGGCCCGTGGGACGTACCGGTGGGGCAGGACATCGCACCGCACGGCCCGCGCACCACGCCAGTGCCGCTGCGCGGGGTCGCGGCCAAGGGGCAGGGCGCCCGCATGCGTTACTCGCTGGAGAACACCCCACCGATGATCCATGCGATGGAGGACTACTTCGGCACGCCATACCCGTTCGCCAAGCTCGACAACGTCGCCGCGCCGGACTTCGGCGCCGGCGCGATGGAGAACGCCGGGCTGATCATCTACCGCGACACCCTGATGCTGATCGACGAGGACGCATCGGTCGGCCAGCGGCAGAGCTTCTGGGGCGTGAGCGCGCACGAACTCGCCCACCAGTGGTTCGGCAACCTGGTCACGATGGAGTGGTGGGACGACCTGTGGCTCAACGAGGCGTTCGCGACCTGGATGGGCAACAAGATCACCGGCCAGCTGCAGCCCGACTTCCACACCGACCGCAACATCCTCGAGGGCGGTCTGCGCGCGATGGGTGCCGACAGCCTGGCCAGCACCCGCCGCATCCACCAGCCGATCAGCAACTTCACCGAGATCTCGTCGGCGTTCGACGGCATCACCTACCAGAAGGGTGGCGCGGTGCTGTCGATGTTCGAGAACTACGTCGGCGAGGAGGCGTTCCGCGATGGCGTGCGTGCGTACCTGGCGGCCAACGCCCGTGGCAACGCGACCAGCACCGACCTGATCGATGCCATCGCCGCGCAGAGCGATGAACCCGAAGGCGTCAAGCGCGCCTTCCTGAGCTTCATCGACCAGCCCGGCGTGCCGATGGTCAAGGTCGATGTCGACTGCGCCGATGGCAAAGCGCCGGCGCTGGTGCTGCAGCAGCAGCGCTACCTGCCGCTGGGTTCGACCGCCAGCGCCGGGCAGGCCTGGGGCATCCCGATGTGCGTGCGCTACGCCGCCGACGGCACCGTGCACGAGCAGTGCGGCCTGGTCGAGGGCGCGCAGGCGCGGTTCGAGCTGGAGCAGGCGCAGTCCTGCCCCGCGTGGGTGATGCCGAACGCGCACGGCGACGGCTACTACCGGTTCGCACTGGCGCCGAAGTGGCAGCAGGCGCTGTCGGGCGCATTCGCCGACCTCGACGAGCGCGAACAGCGCGTCTACGCCGACTCGGCCGCCGCGGCATATGGCGCCGGCGAGCTGACCGTCGCGCAGATGATCGCCGCACTGCCGCAGTTCGCGACCGCCCGGTCGCGCCAGACGGCCACCGCCGGCATGGGCAACGTCGGCTGGATCGAGGACCACCTGCTGACCGACGAGGCGTCGCGTGCGGCGCTGCGCGCCCGCTTCGCCGACATCTACCGGCCGCGGTTGCAGTCGCTGGGCATGGTGTCGAAGGACGGTGAGAGCGACGACGATCGCCTGCTGCGCAGCACCCTGATCGGCTACTTCGCCGAAACGCTCGAGGACCCGGCGGTGCGTTCCGACTTCGTCCAGCGTGGCAACGCGGTGCTCGGCCTGGGCGGCGACGGCAAGCTGGATCCGGACGCGGTCGTGCAGGACCTGCGTGACACCGCGGTGTCGGTGGCGGTGCAGGATGGCGGCCCGGCCGCGTTCGACCTCGCCGAGAAGCACCTGCGCGCCAGCCAGGACGCGGTGATCCGGCGCGAACTGTTGTCGGCCATGGGCAGCGTGACCGACCCCGCGTTGGCCGAGCGGGCGCGTGCGTTCGTGCTCGAGCCGGGCCTGCTGCGGCTCAACGAGATCTACTACGTGATCTTCAGCCAGGCCGGTGAACCGGAAAACCGCGCCGCGCTGCGTGAGTGGCTGGAGGCCAACTACGACGCACTGCAGGCCAAGATGGCTCCGGGCGGTTCGGCCATCGCCAGTGCCTACGCGGCCGGAATGTGCAGCACCGCGGAAGCCGAAGCATTGCAGCAGCGCTTCGCCAAGCGCATGGAGACCATCGAGGGTGGACCGCTGGACCTGCGGCAGACGGTCGAAGGCATCGGCCTGTGCGCCGCCGCCAGGTCCGCGCGCATGGGGCAGCCGATCGAGTAG
- the ahpC gene encoding alkyl hydroperoxide reductase subunit C, with product MSLINTEIKPFKAQAFKQGKFIEVTEADLKGKWSVVVFYPADFTFVCPTELEDLADKYEEFKKLGVEIYSVSTDTHFSHKAWHDTSEAIKKVNYTMLADPTGTITRNFDVMIEEEGLALRGTFVINPEGQIKLCEIHDNGIGRDASELLRKVKAAQYVASHPGEVCPAKWQEGAETLKPSLDLVGKI from the coding sequence ATGTCCCTGATCAATACCGAAATCAAGCCGTTCAAGGCCCAGGCCTTCAAGCAGGGCAAGTTCATCGAAGTGACCGAAGCCGACCTGAAGGGCAAGTGGTCCGTGGTCGTGTTCTACCCGGCCGACTTCACCTTCGTCTGCCCGACCGAGCTCGAGGACCTGGCCGACAAGTACGAGGAGTTCAAGAAGCTCGGTGTCGAGATCTACAGCGTGTCGACCGACACCCACTTCTCGCACAAGGCCTGGCACGACACCTCCGAGGCGATCAAGAAGGTCAACTACACCATGCTGGCCGACCCGACCGGCACGATCACCCGCAACTTCGACGTGATGATCGAGGAAGAGGGCCTGGCCCTGCGTGGCACCTTCGTGATCAACCCGGAAGGCCAGATCAAGCTGTGCGAGATCCACGACAACGGCATCGGCCGCGACGCCAGTGAGCTGCTGCGCAAGGTCAAGGCTGCCCAGTACGTCGCCAGCCACCCGGGCGAGGTGTGCCCGGCCAAGTGGCAGGAAGGCGCCGAGACCCTGAAGCCGTCGCTCGACCTGGTCGGCAAGATCTGA